The following are encoded together in the Hevea brasiliensis isolate MT/VB/25A 57/8 unplaced genomic scaffold, ASM3005281v1 Scaf395, whole genome shotgun sequence genome:
- the LOC131168917 gene encoding pentatricopeptide repeat-containing protein At5g64320, mitochondrial-like gives MLKGAKLTAHVGKALQSLPKNPYFVLFPSGFFRYYGNVNSKHDGAIHETEWERLLRPFDLKELRKSFNQITPFQLCKLLELPLDVSTSMAIFQWAGAQKGYCHTFKVYYVLIKKLGEAKEFKVIDRLLLQMKEEGIVFREPLFICIMKSYGRASLPGQATRLLLDMKCVYSCEPTFKSYNVVLEILVAGNCPSVASNIFYDMLSKGVLPTVYTFGVVMKALCMVNEVDNACSLLRDMTKYGCVPNSVVYQTLIHALSKRDRVNEALKFLEEMFLMGCIPDVDTFNDVIYGLCRLNRIHEGAKLVDRMLVRGFTPNDMTYGVLMHGLCRAAQVDEAQVLLNKIPVPNAVHFNIVINGYVKSGRLDEAKGFLYDKMLKDGCRPDLFTFNILIHGFCKKGLMGSALELVDEMAVSGCKPNVMTYTILLDGFCKKGQLDEVGHVLNEMSAKGLGLSLEGYNTLICALCKGGKVHEALEMLGEMSSKGCKPDIFTFNTLIFGLCKVDEMEEALGLYRDMLLEGVIANTVTFNTLIHAFLRRGAIQEALKLVNDMLFRGCPLDKITYNGLIKAFCKAGAIKKGLGLFEEMIRKDLIPSNISCNILINGLCRVGKVRNALELLRDMIHRGLAPDIVSYNSLINGLCKMGNIREAVNLFDKLQVEGIQPDAITYNTLICWHCRDGMFDDACLLLHQSVKNDFVPNDVTWYILVSNFFKKSGNESKTSSYSQF, from the coding sequence ATGCTAAAAGGAGCGAAGCTCACAGCTCATGTGGGCAAAGCCCTGCAGTCTTTGCCTAAGAACCCTTATTTCGTTCTTTTTCCATCTGGATTTTTTAGATATTATGGTAATGTTAACTCGAAACATGATGGGGCAATTCATGAAACTGAATGGGAAAGATTACTCAGACCGTTTGACCTCAAAGAGCttcgaaaatcttttaatcaaatcaCCCCTTTTCAACTCTGTAAACTGCTTGAATTGCCACTTGATGTATCCACATCAATGGCAATATTCCAATGGGCAGGTGCCCAGAAGGGCTATTGTCACACATTTAAGGTGTACTATGTGTTAATCAAAAAGCTTGGTGAAGCCAAAGAGTTTAAAGTTATAGATAGGTTGTTGTTGCAGATGAAAGAGGAAGGGATTGTTTTTAGAGAGCCCCTCTTCATATGTATTATGAAATCTTATGGGAGAGCTAGTTTGCCTGGTCAAGCTACTAGGCTGTTGTTGGATATGAAATGTGTTTATTCTTGTGAGCCAACATTTAAGTCTTATAATGTTGTGTTGGAGATACTGGTAGCTGGTAACTGCCCTAGTGTTGCATCAAATATTTTTTACGACATGCTGAGTAAGGGTGTATTACCCACTGTTTACACATTTGGGGTGGTGATGAAAGCGCTCTGTATGGTTAATGAAGTTGATAATGCTTGCTCACTGCTTAGAGACATGACAAAATATGGGTGTGTGCCAAATTCTGTGGTCTACCAGACTCTCATACATGCACTTTCGAAAAGAGATAGAGTGAATGAAGCATTGAAATTTCTGGAGGAAATGTTCCTGATGGGATGCATTCCTGATGTTGATACCTTCAATGATGTTATTTATGGATTGTGCAGGCTTAATCGAATTCATGAGGGGGCAAAATTGGTTGACCGCATGCTTGTCCGAGGTTTCACCCCGAATGATATGACTTATGGAGTTCTAATGCATGGGTTGTGTAGAGCGGCACAAGTAGATGAAGCCCAGGTGTTGTTGAACAAAATCCCTGTTCCAAATGCAGTGCACTTCAATATCGTGATTAATGGATATGTAAAGAGTGGCCGCTTGGATGAAGCTAAGGGTTTTTTGTATGATAAGATGTTAAAGGATGGATGTAGGCCTGATCTTTTCACATTTAACATACTGATACATGGGTTTTGCAAGAAGGGGCTTATGGGTTCAGCTCTTGAATTGGTTGATGAGATGGCTGTCAGTGGTTGCAAGCCCAATGTAATGACATACACTATTTTGCTTGATGGGTTCTGTAAGAAAGGTCAATTAGATGAAGTTGGTCATGTTTTAAATGAGATGTCAGCTAAGGGACTTGGTTTGAGTTTAGAGGGATACAACACCCTAATATGTGCTTTATGCAAGGGTGGGAAGGTTCATGAAGCTTTGGAGATGCTTGGTGAAATGTCAAGCAAAGGATGTAAGCCTGACATATTTACATTTAATACTCTAATATTTGGTTTATGCAAGGTTGATGAGATGGAGGAAGCCTTAGGACTCTATCGTGATATGTTATTGGAGGGTGTTATTGCCAATACTGTAACTTTCAACACATTGATTCATGCCTTTTTGAGGAGAGGTGCAATTCAAGAAGCACTTAAGCTTGTAAATGATATGTTATTCAGAGGATGCCCTCTTGATAAAATCACTTACAATGGCCTAATAAAAgcattctgcaaagctggggccATTAAGAAAGGATTGGGATTGTTTGAAGAAATGATCAGGAAGGATCTAATTCCCAGTAATATCTCATGCAATATATTGATCAATGGCCTTTGTAGAGTTGGCAAAGTACGTAATGCACTTGAGCTTCTAAGGGATATGATTCATCGAGGTTTGGCACCTGACATTGTCAGCTACAACAGCCTGATTAATGGTTTATGCAAGATGGGGAACATTCGGGAGGCTGTCAATCTCTTTGACAAATTGCAGGTTGAAGGAATACAACCTGATGCTATTACTTATAACACTTTGATTTGTTGGCATTGCAGAGATGGAATGTTTGACGATGCATGTTTACTCCTCCATCAAAGTGTCAAGAATGACTTTGTACCTAATGATGTAACATGGTATATTTTGGTcagcaatttttttaaaaaaagtggcAATGAGAGTAAAACTTCATCCTATTCTCAGTTTTAA